AGTTATATATAGAGCTTTTGACAGAACACTTACAGCGGAGGAAGTCGAAACTATTCACTCTCAATTGATTAACATGCTAATTAATAAAACTGGAGCTGTTTTAAGAGCTTAATTTTTTAGTTTATAACCTGCTTCTTCAATTGATTTCGCAATTTTTTCCATATTTGTTTTGTTTTCATCAAACGCAATTTTGGCCTCTCCAATTTTCACATCTGCTTCTTCAACATCTGCATTTTTAAGAGCCTGATAAACTCTTTTAACGCAGTGTGCACAGCTCATCCCTTCAATAAAAATTTTCATCTCTTTCATTTTGCCCTCCTGCAATAAATTTGAAAGTAAAATATGTGTAAATTTTCATGAAAATTGACCCGTTTTTGTCATGAATTTTGACC
This sequence is a window from Thermodesulfovibrio thiophilus DSM 17215. Protein-coding genes within it:
- a CDS encoding heavy-metal-associated domain-containing protein, with translation MKEMKIFIEGMSCAHCVKRVYQALKNADVEEADVKIGEAKIAFDENKTNMEKIAKSIEEAGYKLKN